Proteins encoded in a region of the Paenibacillus pedocola genome:
- the murA gene encoding UDP-N-acetylglucosamine 1-carboxyvinyltransferase, with protein MDKLVIEGGNPLSGTIRIHGAKNAALPILAASLLAEGVHSLHNVPKLLDIETMLNILERLGCVTAHEAETVTMDTSSLSTSHVPEDLMRQMRSSIFLMGPLLSRFGEVTIYQPGGCAIGERKIDLHLQGLKLLGAEIEESNGRITCRAAKLTGSDIHLDYPSVGATENIMMAAAKAVGTTTISGAAREPEIQDLQNFLNAMGAQIIGAGTDTITVQGVNKLYPCTYEVIPDRIVAGTVMIAAAATRGSVTLTHTNAGHLTSLIHVLRRAGVQITVCNDIINISCIGRPRAVERIVTSPYPSFPTDLQSQVMVLLSLADGFSVIKETVFEGRFKHVEEMARMGADISIDLNRAFIRGVQRLYGATVEATDLRAGAALVIAGLAAQGTTVVEQAHHIDRGYDGIEKLFQKLGARISRKAPVPGPVDLAN; from the coding sequence TTGGACAAATTGGTGATTGAGGGTGGAAATCCCCTGTCAGGCACCATACGTATCCATGGAGCAAAAAATGCGGCGCTGCCGATCCTGGCGGCAAGCCTGCTGGCCGAAGGAGTTCACTCACTGCACAATGTGCCGAAGCTGCTGGACATCGAGACGATGCTGAATATCCTGGAACGGCTGGGCTGCGTGACTGCGCATGAGGCGGAGACTGTGACGATGGATACGTCTTCCTTAAGCACTTCCCATGTTCCAGAGGATCTAATGCGGCAAATGCGATCTTCTATTTTTTTGATGGGGCCATTATTATCCAGATTTGGAGAAGTGACGATTTATCAGCCGGGAGGCTGTGCGATTGGGGAACGCAAGATAGACCTTCATCTCCAGGGCCTTAAGCTGCTTGGAGCGGAGATTGAGGAGAGTAATGGACGAATTACCTGCCGGGCTGCAAAGCTGACTGGAAGTGACATCCATCTTGACTATCCCAGTGTTGGGGCGACAGAAAACATTATGATGGCCGCTGCTAAGGCAGTGGGAACGACCACAATATCGGGGGCGGCCAGAGAGCCGGAAATTCAGGATCTGCAGAATTTCCTGAATGCGATGGGCGCTCAGATTATCGGTGCTGGTACCGATACCATTACGGTCCAAGGCGTGAATAAGCTGTACCCCTGCACGTATGAGGTTATTCCGGACCGGATTGTAGCCGGAACGGTAATGATTGCCGCAGCAGCCACACGCGGCAGTGTTACGCTGACCCATACGAATGCAGGGCATTTAACTTCGCTCATCCATGTGCTGAGGCGGGCAGGTGTTCAAATTACAGTTTGCAATGATATAATTAATATCAGTTGCATAGGACGTCCACGTGCGGTAGAGAGAATAGTAACTTCACCGTATCCCTCCTTTCCAACGGATCTGCAGTCTCAGGTGATGGTGCTGCTGTCTTTGGCCGACGGTTTCAGTGTCATTAAAGAGACGGTATTCGAGGGACGCTTTAAGCATGTGGAGGAGATGGCCCGGATGGGTGCGGATATCTCCATTGATTTAAACCGGGCGTTTATCCGCGGTGTGCAGCGATTGTATGGAGCAACAGTGGAAGCAACCGATCTGCGGGCAGGAGCCGCTCTGGTAATTGCCGGACTCGCAGCCCAGGGAACTACTGTAGTCGAGCAGGCGCACCATATTGACCGGGGCTATGACGGTATCGAGAAGCTGTTTCAGAAGCTGGGTGCACGCATCAGCCGCAAAGCACCTGTACCGGGTCCTGTTGATTTGGCCAATTAA
- the murG gene encoding undecaprenyldiphospho-muramoylpentapeptide beta-N-acetylglucosaminyltransferase: protein MRIVLSGGGTGGHIYPAVAVARQLEAEESGSAFLYIGGKRGLESRLVPQENLPFKAIDITGFRRKLSMDNVKTVMRFLRGVKASKEMLREFKPDVVIGTGGYVCGPVVYAASRLGIPTLIHEQNAIPGLTNKFLSRYADTVAVSFEGTESAFPSGKNVIYTGNPRATTVTAASPKRGYASLGIPDGSTVVLVVGGSGGAKAINRAMIEMTPFVGKGNGVHYVYVTGESYFEETRKALRQKLGGEPSWLHILPYVHNMPEVLACTSLIVNRAGASFLAEITALGIPSVLIPSPNVTNNHQEANARQLEREGAAVVLLEKDLTGQALHEAVQQIIGSQSLRSSMAESSRRLGKRDSAALVVSELRRLVAKRKK from the coding sequence ATGCGTATCGTATTAAGCGGCGGTGGTACGGGGGGACATATTTATCCCGCCGTTGCCGTCGCCAGGCAGCTGGAAGCAGAAGAAAGCGGATCAGCCTTTCTCTATATCGGCGGTAAACGCGGTCTAGAGAGCAGGCTTGTTCCGCAGGAGAACCTTCCTTTTAAAGCCATCGACATTACCGGCTTCCGCCGGAAGCTCTCCATGGACAATGTGAAGACGGTGATGCGTTTTCTAAGGGGGGTCAAAGCCTCCAAAGAAATGCTTAGAGAGTTCAAACCGGATGTAGTCATCGGTACCGGCGGGTATGTATGCGGACCGGTAGTGTACGCAGCTTCCCGTCTGGGAATTCCGACACTTATTCATGAGCAGAATGCCATTCCCGGTCTTACCAACAAGTTTCTGAGCCGCTATGCCGATACAGTGGCAGTAAGCTTTGAAGGCACTGAATCAGCCTTTCCGAGCGGCAAAAACGTTATTTACACCGGTAACCCCCGGGCTACAACAGTGACAGCCGCCAGTCCGAAGCGCGGCTATGCCTCACTTGGCATCCCGGACGGGAGCACAGTGGTGCTTGTGGTCGGAGGCAGCGGCGGAGCCAAGGCCATTAACCGGGCGATGATTGAAATGACCCCGTTTGTGGGTAAGGGTAATGGTGTTCATTATGTGTATGTAACCGGCGAGTCTTATTTTGAGGAAACCCGCAAGGCCCTGCGCCAAAAGCTTGGAGGAGAACCAAGCTGGCTGCATATTCTCCCATATGTGCACAATATGCCGGAGGTTCTGGCCTGCACCTCACTGATTGTGAACCGGGCGGGCGCCTCTTTTCTGGCTGAGATCACGGCACTGGGCATTCCCTCCGTCCTTATTCCGTCCCCGAATGTGACGAACAATCATCAGGAAGCGAATGCAAGGCAGCTGGAACGGGAAGGTGCGGCTGTCGTGCTGCTGGAGAAGGATTTAACGGGGCAGGCGCTGCATGAGGCCGTCCAGCAGATTATCGGGTCGCAGTCTCTGCGGAGCAGCATGGCAGAATCGTCCAGGCGTCTGGGCAAAAGAGATTCTGCCGCGCTGGTCGTCAGCGAATTGCGGCGGCTTGTAGCCAAGCGCAAAAAATAG